A single region of the Corticium candelabrum chromosome 15, ooCorCand1.1, whole genome shotgun sequence genome encodes:
- the LOC134191564 gene encoding uncharacterized protein LOC134191564, giving the protein MYPWLHYDITLDAAFCHVCMSDSLTDQGPLLKSSKRDPAFNTKGFTYWKDGTTALKKHQTSDCYREASEALLLPKQVLRDVGELLSQAHREEKAANRRMFVMILQKISYLATQGLSLRGDADDADSNFIQLLRLQSINCPEMKTWLEKKTDKYTSHKIQNECMQLMALHIIRNVAQNIRDSACFTIMADECTDVSNKEQFVIVIRWVSEDLQKDESFIGLYEVNSIDDNRLVHSIKDVLLRLNIKTYLIAVASVMMELRT; this is encoded by the coding sequence ATGTACCCATGGCTTCACTATGACATTACGCTCGATGCCGCGTTTTGTCATGTATGCATGAGCGATTCTCTGACTGATCAAGGACCGCTGCTGAAAAGTTCAAAGCGTGATCCAGCCTTCAACACCAAAGGCTTCACTTACTGGAAAGATGGGACAACTGCTCTCAAGAAGCACCAAACAAGTGACTGCTATCGGGAAGCAAGCGAAGCACTTCTTCTTCCTAAGCAAGTCTTGAGAGACGTCGGTGAGCTCTTGAGTCAAGCGCATCGAGAAGAGAAAGCAGCTAATAGGAGGATGTTTGTGATGATCTTACAAAAGATCAGCTATCTTGCCACACAGGGTCTGTCATTGAGAGGTGATGCTGATGACGCAGATAGTAACTTCATTCAGCTGTTGCGCCTGCAAAGTATAAACTGCCCGGAAATGAAGACATGGCTGGagaagaaaacagacaagtaCACTTCACACAAAATTCAAAACGAATGCATGCAACTCATGGCTCTTCACATTATTCGAAATGTAGCTCAGAACATTCGTGATAGTGCCTGTTTTACTATCATGGCGGATGAATGCACTGATGTATCTAACAAGGAGCAGTTTGTCATTGTAATCAGATGGGTATCAGAGGATCTGCAGAAGGATGAAAGTTTTATTGGTCTCTATGAAGTGAATAGTATTGATGACAACCGCCTTGTTCATAGCATCAAGGACGTTCTTTTGCGACTAAACATAAAAACATATCTCATTGCCGTGGCCAGTGTTATGATGGAGCTTCGAACATGA
- the LOC134191566 gene encoding chitin synthase chs-2-like, with protein sequence MYMTYIIYYLIKKQLRQSTSTEDSSVDLSDIYLLTTDGDVSFERESVEELIDVLQRDELVGGVCGRTHPSGSGPIAWYQVFDYAISHWFQKAAEHVLGSVMCCPGCFSLFRIKAIKSVLATYRSNVEKSFEFLQKDMGEDRWLSLLLVQAGWRLEYCAAAKNETHCPTSFDEFFKQRRRWIPSTIVNLGKLCSDGADTARRNDNVSLLFILYQAVLWVSGIIAPSTVILIVSAGFAVTYNINEIAIVVIFLIVSVLFGFICFVFPQKVQWLVAKFLTFVFAILMGAVVIGIIYQAVVAFKQLGDPKEQLNELSNTTPTPMSEYFGLRDVPQLPFFIHLSSHVCFILFGTCFVCHPVICF encoded by the exons ATGTACATGACCTACATTATCTATTACTTGATCAAGAAGCAACTACGACAGTCGACGAGCACGGAGGACAGCTCTGTCGATCTTAGCGACATCTATCTTCTTACCACAGACGGCGACGTGTCTTTCGAGAGGGAGTCAGTAGAGGAGCTCATCGACGTACTGCAACGAGACGAACTAGTCGGTGGTGTATGTGGACGTACTCATCCATCAGGCTCCGGTCCCATCGCTTGGTATCAAGTGTTTGATTATGCAATTAGCCATTGGTTTCAGAAAGCAGCAGAGCACGTTCTCGGATCTGTCATGTGTTGTCCCGGTTGCTTTAGCTTGTTTCGAATCAAAGCCATTAAATCTGTTCTGGCCACGTATCGCAGCAACGTCGAGAAATCGTTTGAATTTTTGCAGAAAGATATGGGAGAAGACAGATGGCTTTCCTTGCTTCTGGTCCAAGCAGGTTGGCGTTTGGAGTACTGCGCGGCTGCTAAGAACGAAACCCATTGTCCGACAAGCTTTGACGAGTTTTTCAAGCAACGTCGCCGGTGGATCCCATCGACTATTGTCAACTTGGGCAAATTGTGCTCGGATGGTGCAGACACTGCGAGAAGAAACGACAACGTGTCGCTCTTGTTTATTTTATATCAAGCAGTACTATGGGTCTCAGGAATTATCGCTCCTTCTACCGTCATACTTATCGTTTCTGCTGGATTTGCTGTTACGTACAACATTAATGAAATTGCTATTGTTGTTATTTTTCTGATCGTCAGCGTCTTATTTGGTTTCATCTGCTTTGTGTTTCCTCAGAAAGTTCAGTGGCTTGTTGCCAAGTTTCTAACGTTTGTATTTGCTATTTTGATGGGAGCCGTCGTCATTGGTATAATATATCAAGCGGTAGTTGCTTTCAAACAACTAGGAGACCCGAAAGAGCAACTAAACGAATTGTCAAACACTACACCTACTCCTATGTCTGAATACTTCGGTCTTAGAGACGTACCC CAACTGCCATTCTTCATCCATTTGAGTTCACATGTGTGTTTCATTCTATTTGGTACTTGCTTTGTTTGCCATCCGGTTATTTGCTTTTAA
- the LOC134191352 gene encoding uncharacterized protein LOC134191352 has translation MRKLCWCCRSDEQNNDDQEPDTLTTESERKTTKGFLRHCGITDQEIVKEFEKAGYDDATFFVNMTYEDIRTVDESITRKDIERLHSKISANQMDPELAVRILATDNVHDFLKELNLKEEHFQTLKDKIHDLDNLNEDTLNDCLKNKRGYIKKIMFAMAKRRNFTQEEKILSDAMRLLQELDFESLEDGELAFWNKCKEEYLTPEISEHQTPRATKLKESLAELRNGMVLLFLVANVLWILLIETLANLADLQVFYTNALGLMFLVIYGSIVTIQFTTILCHRLITFVHYISRIRWAFRKPSCCCSCCCKKNDERGNPKDEEEEF, from the exons ATGCGAAAGTTGTGTTGGTGTTGCAGATCGGATGAGCAAAACAATGACGACCAGGAACCAG ACACTTTAACAACTGAAAGTGAACGAAAGACAACTAAGGGATTTCTACGGCATTGTGGGATAACG GACCAAGAAATAGTTAAAGAGTTTGAAAAGGCCGGCTATGACGATGCGACATTTTTTGTAAACATGACATATGAG GACATTCGAACGGTTGACGAATCGATAACCCGGAAAGACATTGAAAGACTGCATTCTAAAATTTCTGCAAATCAGATGGATCCCGAGCTTGCTGTGCGAATCTTAGCAACg GATAACGTACACGATTTCTTGAAAGAGCTCAATCTTAAAGAAGAacattttcaaacactcaAAGATAAGATTCATGATTTGGACAACCTGAATGAAGATACTTTAAATGACTGCCTTAAAAATAAAAGAG GTTACATTAAAAAGATCATGTTTGCAATGGCGAAGCGTAGAAATTTCACGCAAG AGGAAAAAATTCTTTCCGATGCTATGCGTCTACTTCAAGAATTAGATTTTGAATCACTAGAAGACGGAGAATTAGCATTTTGGAATAAATGCAAAGAAGAGTACCTTACGCCGGAAATCTCTGAGCACCAAACA CCAAGAGCAACTAAGCTAAAAGAAAGTCTTGCTGAACTGCGAAACGGAATGGTTCTCCTCTTTCTGGTCGCCAACGTTTTGTGGATACTGCTGATCGAGACGTTGGCAAATTTAGCAGATCTTCAGGTGTTCTACACAAACGCTTTGGGTCTCATGTTTCTTGTGATTTATGGAAGCATCGTCACAATTCAGTTTACAACAATCCTATGTCATCGTCTGATTACCTTTGTCCACTATATCAGTCGTATTCGTTGGGCGTTTAGGAAGCCTTCGTGTTGCTGCTCGTGCTGTTGCAAGAAAAATGATGAAAGGGGGAATCCTaaagatgaagaagaggaaTTCTAG